A genomic window from Anthocerotibacter panamensis C109 includes:
- a CDS encoding Uma2 family endonuclease, translating to MVSAGTKLTLEAFLALPAGDVTYELVDGQAVPKVSPQETHSILTFTLTTLLSRWAKFHGRVRLEWALALKRRGEDWAPVPDVTYISYERLPASVRRTRACPVPPELVLEILSPGQTIQEFENKAQDYFAAGVLRMWLVEPDALFLQVFFPDRPSQIYTGDIPITDPLFPGLSLSIKEIFEEAELL from the coding sequence ATGGTCAGCGCTGGCACAAAACTTACACTAGAAGCGTTTCTCGCCCTACCCGCAGGAGACGTAACCTATGAATTAGTAGACGGTCAGGCAGTTCCTAAAGTGTCCCCCCAAGAAACGCATTCTATATTGACTTTTACCCTGACCACCCTCTTAAGCCGTTGGGCCAAATTCCATGGTCGGGTCCGGCTAGAGTGGGCCTTGGCCTTGAAACGTCGCGGTGAAGACTGGGCACCCGTACCCGATGTGACGTATATTTCCTATGAGCGTCTACCGGCTAGCGTCAGGCGCACGCGTGCCTGTCCTGTCCCTCCCGAGCTAGTCCTTGAAATTCTCTCACCCGGTCAGACCATCCAGGAATTTGAGAACAAAGCCCAGGATTACTTTGCTGCGGGTGTCTTACGGATGTGGTTGGTGGAACCGGATGCCCTATTTTTACAAGTCTTCTTCCCTGACCGCCCCAGCCAAATCTATACCGGGGATATCCCCATCACAGACCCACTGTTTCCGGGGCTATCGCTCTCCATAAAAGAAATTTTTGAGGAAGCCGAACTCCTCTAA
- a CDS encoding NAD(P)H-quinone oxidoreductase subunit 4, protein MFPWLSVIVLLPLVACLVIPFLSEKNGGAQIKWFTLVVALVDFLLMVAAFYLHYDPSSPGMQLVERYVWVAPVGLEWSLGVDGLSMPLVLLTGFITTLAVVASWPVTLRPKFFFFLMLIMLTGMAGVFMVQDMVLFFLFWELELIPVYLLLAIWGGYGRLYAATKFILYTALSSLFILVVGLALYFQAGTLNMVALSNKTYPITFQLLCFAGLFIAYAVKLPIFPFHTWLPDAHGEATAPVHMLLAGILLKMGGYALIRMNVGFFPDATRYFAPVLIGLGIINIIYAALTSFAQPNLKRKIAYSSISHMGFVLIGIGSLTEIGMNGAMLQMVSHGLIGASLFFLVGATYDRTHTLILKQMGGIAEKMPRIFTMFTVCSFASLALPGMSGFVAELMVFIGMATSPAYNDPFKALVVFLAAVGVILTPIYLLSMLREIFYSKLNHDVLHEEDLVDAEPRELFVIGCLLVPIFGIGLYPKLTTDMYEATTTHLVQMTKERFQQPVAALPPALQAVFNPDPVAKTQKISSSMKTGTAE, encoded by the coding sequence ATGTTCCCCTGGTTAAGTGTCATTGTTCTGTTGCCTTTGGTGGCTTGTCTGGTCATTCCCTTCCTCTCTGAAAAGAATGGCGGGGCTCAGATCAAGTGGTTCACGCTGGTGGTCGCCTTGGTGGACTTCCTGTTGATGGTAGCCGCGTTCTACCTCCACTACGACCCGAGTAGTCCGGGGATGCAGTTGGTCGAGCGCTATGTCTGGGTCGCCCCGGTCGGGCTGGAGTGGTCGCTGGGGGTAGATGGGCTCTCGATGCCCTTGGTCCTCCTCACGGGCTTTATTACGACCCTGGCTGTCGTCGCCTCTTGGCCGGTGACCCTGAGGCCCAAGTTTTTCTTCTTCCTGATGCTCATTATGCTGACGGGGATGGCTGGGGTCTTCATGGTCCAGGATATGGTGCTGTTCTTCCTGTTCTGGGAACTAGAACTGATCCCGGTCTACTTACTCCTTGCGATCTGGGGCGGCTATGGACGCCTCTACGCAGCGACTAAGTTCATTCTCTATACCGCCCTCAGTTCTCTATTCATCCTGGTCGTGGGCCTTGCGCTCTACTTCCAAGCCGGGACGTTGAACATGGTCGCGTTGAGTAACAAAACCTATCCGATCACGTTCCAACTGTTGTGCTTCGCCGGACTCTTTATCGCCTACGCGGTCAAGCTGCCCATTTTCCCCTTCCACACTTGGCTCCCAGATGCCCACGGGGAGGCTACGGCTCCGGTGCACATGCTCCTGGCGGGGATCTTGCTTAAGATGGGCGGGTATGCGCTGATCCGTATGAATGTGGGGTTCTTCCCGGATGCGACGCGCTATTTCGCGCCGGTTCTCATTGGTCTCGGGATCATCAACATCATCTACGCAGCCCTGACCTCTTTCGCACAGCCCAACCTCAAGCGGAAGATCGCCTATTCTTCGATCTCGCACATGGGGTTTGTGTTGATCGGGATCGGTTCCTTGACGGAGATCGGGATGAACGGAGCGATGCTCCAAATGGTCTCCCACGGGCTTATCGGGGCGTCTCTGTTCTTCCTAGTCGGGGCGACCTATGACCGTACCCATACGCTGATTCTCAAGCAGATGGGCGGGATTGCCGAGAAGATGCCGCGCATCTTTACTATGTTTACCGTCTGCTCCTTTGCTTCTTTGGCCTTACCAGGAATGAGCGGCTTCGTGGCGGAACTGATGGTCTTTATCGGGATGGCGACTTCTCCTGCCTACAATGACCCTTTTAAGGCCCTTGTTGTGTTCTTGGCAGCGGTTGGCGTCATCCTCACGCCGATCTATCTGCTCTCCATGCTCCGCGAGATCTTCTACAGCAAGCTCAATCATGACGTGCTCCACGAAGAAGATCTGGTGGACGCCGAGCCCCGCGAACTCTTCGTCATTGGCTGCTTGCTCGTACCCATTTTTGGGATCGGTCTCTATCCAAAGCTGACTACAGATATGTATGAGGCGACGACGACGCATTTGGTCCAAATGACCAAGGAGCGCTTCCAGCAACCTGTAGCTGCGCTCCCACCTGCCCTTCAAGCGGTCTTTAACCCGGACCCTGTCGCCAAGACACAGAAGATCAGCAGCAGCATGAAGACAGGAACGGCTGAGTAA